From Anopheles arabiensis isolate DONGOLA chromosome 3, AaraD3, whole genome shotgun sequence, a single genomic window includes:
- the LOC120901472 gene encoding G-protein-signaling modulator 2, with amino-acid sequence MSSLSASAENLSSDQNNDGSSMCLELALEGERLCKSGDCRAGVAFFQAAIQAGTDDLRTLSAIYSQLGNAYFYLGDYTKAMQYHKHDLTLARSMNDRLGEAKSSGNLGNTLKVMGRFDEAAIFCQRHLAIARVLEDRLSEGRALYNLGNVYHAKGKQLGQKDPGDFSAEVQDSLLKAVDFYQQNLRLMRELGDRGAQGRACGNLGNTYYLLGQFETAIEHHQERLRIAREFGDKAAERRANSNLGNSHIFLGHFEQAANHYKRTLSLAIELGERAVEAQACYSLGNTYTLLRDFPTAIDYHQRHLAIAQELGDRIGEARACWSLGNAHTSIGNHEKALHYANSHYLLAKELGDMVGESTARMNMADLRKILGLPELEANVEAAQPGELGGAHTAPHAATAKAPTDGVGDSESGSLHHHTHHGQQVHVAAAAKVASLAASKQHRLRRQSMEQLDLIKLTPDGKKLAQHNVQENQTSNAQVPPSQPSKVKKSENSFKSNDEDFFDLLTRSQSKRMDDQRCTLKLTHAESVDSARKPLTQHNSNNPPAGKENRNVLLEMIAHFQSERMDEQRALLPGLKRISLGNANNMSRPTNNNESGPGSTTPEDPVELGTPPDDAFLDMLMRCQGSRIEEQRSELPTPNITLDAEATEGQVVAPASVASNSGATVPDEDFFSLIMRLQGGRMEDQRATVPLNNNLNRSASNPQQQQQQHNHSNSSNGNGNNSQNNTSTAINNNNNGGNAANNSTASNSNVTNGNAQNGSSNNSSTGGSGGANSVGKSLK; translated from the exons ATGTCGTCACTCTCAGCAAGCGCTGAAAATTTATCCAGCGATCAG AACAACGATGGCTCGTCGATGTGCCTGGAGCTGGCCCTGGAGGGCGAGCGGCTGTGCAAATCGGGCGACTGCCGGGCGGGCGTGGCATTCTTCCAGGCCGCCATCCAGGCCGGTACGGACGATCTGCGTACGCTCAGCGCAATCTACAGCCAGCTCGGCAACGCGTACTTCTACCTGGGCGACTACACGAAGGCGATGCAGTACCACAAGCACGACCTGACGCTCGCCCGCTCCATGAACGATCGGCTCGGGGAGGCCAAATCGTCCGGCAATCTGGGCAACACGCTCAAGGTGATGGGCCGGTTCGACGAGGCGGCGATCTTCTGCCAGCGCCATCTGGCCATTGCGCGCGTGCTGGAGGACCGGCTGTCGGAGGGCCGGGCCCTGTACAACCTGGGCAACGTGTATCACGCGAAGGGCAAGCAGCTCGGGCAGAAGGATCCGGGCGATTTCTCGGCCGAGGTGCAGGACTCGCTGCTGAAGGCGGTCGACTTTTATCAGCAAAACTTGCGGCTGATGCGCGAGCTGGGCGATCGCGGTGCGCAGGGCCGGGCGTGCGGCAATCTCGGCAACACGTACTATCTGCTCGGACAGTTCGAGACGGCGATCGAGCACCACCAGGAGCGGTTGCGAATAGCGCGCGAGTTTGGCGATAAGGCGGCGGAGCGGCGAGCGAACAGCAACCTGGGCAATTCTCACATCTTTCTCGGTCACTTCGAGCAGGCGGCTAATCATTATAA GCGTACATTATCATTAGCGATCGAACTGGGCGAACGGGCAGTTGAGGCGCAGGCGTGCTACAGTCTCGGCAACACGTACACGCTGTTGCGCGATTTCCCCACCGCGATCGACTACCATCAGCGGCATCTGGCCATCGCGCAGGAGCTCGGCGATCGCATCGGGGAGGCGCGTGCCTGCTGGAGCCTGGGCAATGCGCACACCTCGATCGGCAATCACGAAAAGGCGCTGCACTACGCCAACTCGCACTACCTGCTGGCGAAGGAGCTGGGCGACATGGTGGGCGAAAGTACGGCCCGCATGAACATGGCCGATTTGCGCAAAATTTTGGGCCTGCCCGAGCTGGAAGCCAACGTGGAAGCTGCGCAGCCGGGAGAACTGGGCGGTGCACACACTGCCCCACACGCGGCAACCGCGAAGGCACCGACTGACGGGGTCGGGGACAGTGAATCAGGATCGCTGCACCATCACACTCACCACGGACAGCAGGTGCACGTGGCGGCCGCAGCCAAGGTGGCTTCCCTTGCCGCCAGCAAACAGCATCGCTTGCGCCGCCAGAGCATGGAACAGCTAGACTTAATTAAG CTAACGCCGGATGGCAAAAAGCTGGCCCAGCATAACGTCCAGGAGAATCAAACGAGCAATGCGCAGGTACCGCCGTCCCAGCCGTCGAAGGTGAAAAAGagcgaaaacagcttcaagaGCAACGACGAAGATTTCTTCGATTTACTGACCCGATCGCAGAGCAAGCGTATGGACGATCAGCGCTGCACGCTGAAG CTAACGCATGCTGAAAGTGTTGATTCTGCGAGAAAACCACTGACACAGCATAACAGCAACAACCCACCGGCGGGCAAGGAGAATAG GAACGTGCTGCTGGAAATGATTGCACACTTCCAGTCGGAGCGAATGGATGAACAACGAGCACTGCTGCCTGGGCTGAAGCGAATATCGCTCGGCAATGCCAACAATATGAGCCGTCCGACGAACAATAATGAATCGGGACCGGGGTCCACCACGCCGGAAGATCCGGTCGAGCTCGGTACACCACCGGACGATGCGTTCCTCGACATGCTGATGAGATGTCAG GGTTCACGCATTGAGGAGCAACGGTCGGAGCTGCCAACGCCAAATATAACGCTCGATGCGGAGGCGACCGAGGGCCAGGTCGTCGCACCGGCCAGCGTCGCGTCGAACAGTGGCGCAACCGTGCCGGATGAGGATTTCTTTTCGCTTATCATGCGCCTCCAGGGAGGCCGCATGGAAGATCAACGTGCCACCGTTCCGCTGAACAATAATCTGAACCGCAGTGCTAGCaatccgcagcagcagcagcagcaacataatCATTCCAACAGTAGCAATGGTAATGGGAACAACAGCCAAAATAATACCAGCACAGctattaataataacaataacggTGGAAATGCGGCGAACAATTCTACTGCCAGCAATAGTAATGTCACCAACGGGAACGCTCAGAACggtagcagcaacaacagcagcaccggcgGCAGCGGTGGTGCTAACAGCGTTGGGAAAAGCTTAAAATGA